The genome window AAGTGGCATTGGCGTCCGTGATAGACTTTCCGCTGCCAACGTTCTACGATCACCTCCACTGTTTAGATTGTAGATGCGTCAATAACGTATCGATAACGAGCTTCTTTGTTCACGACTTTGTCCCAGGCGTTGTTGACGGCGTCTGCCTTAATGACGTCAATTTGAGGAAAAAGCTTGTTATCAGCACAGTAATTGACCACTGCCTGGGTTTCAGCCATTCCGCCGATGAGTGAACCGTTGAAGTTCACTCGGTTGCGAATCATCAAGAAATTGTTGATTGTCAGTTTGCCTTGAATGGGCATTCCCACCTGGGTGAATTCTCTACGCGGCTTGAGTGCCATCGCGTATGCCGCCACGTCGTAGTCGTAGGGAATCGTCGAAATCATGTAGTCAAGCGAACCGTGGTGAGCTTTTAGTTTGGACAAGTCGTCAACAACGATGACCTCTTTTGCACCAAAACCCTTGATGTCATCGACCTTGCTTGGCGACGTCGTAAAAGCGTGAACTTCCGCTCCTTTCGATGCAGCAAGCATGATTGCCATGTGACCAAGACCGCCGATTCCAGCAACACCGACTTTGTCGCCCTTGGAAATATCAGCTTGCATCAGCGGCGAGTACGTCGTAATTCCTGCACAAAGTAGCGGTGCGGCGTGCTTCAATTCAATGTGGTCAGGGATGCGAACGACAAAGTGATCTCTGACCACGATGTTGCTGGCGTAGCCTCCCTGCGTAATGCCGGTTGGCGAGCTTTCTTCAGTTGAGCCATAGGTAAAAACCGTCTTGCTTCTATCGCAGTGGTTTTCCTCGCCACCTAGACAACTCGGACACTCGAGACAGCTGTTGACCATGCAGCCAACACCTGCCCTGTCTCCGACTTTAAACTTAGTGACGTTCTTTCCAACGGCCGCTACGATACCGGCGATTTCATGCCCGGGAACTTGCGGGTATTTTTGGGGAGACCAGTGACCTCGCATTTGATGAATATCGGAATGGCAAATGCCACAGAACTTGATGTCGATAAGCACATCATTGTCACCGAGAGGGCGCCGCTCGAATGACCAGGAAGTCAATGTTCCGGACTTGTCCTGGGACGCCAATCCCTTGGCTTGAACATTTCCCTCTCGCACACTGGCGAAAGCGGATTGACTTCCTAGTGAGTTTGCCAGTAATACGCCAGCACCAGCAATCGCAGTGGTACGAATAAAATGTCTTCGGGACGAATTGCGAAAAGTGTTCATTGTTTTACTTTCCTCTAGCGAGGGTGTGATATTTCAAATGTTCGACGAAGAAGGATGCGAGTTTGTCGAATGGAATCACGTCAACTCGGTCGTAAAGATCAACGTGATTCGCTCCCTTAATGATGAGTAGTTCTTTCGGCTCTGCGGCAGCTTCAAATGCCGTTTCGCTGAAATAGCGCGAGTGGGCCTTTTCGCCATGAATCAAGAGTATCGGGCGAGGCGAAATCTCGTCGACGTAGGTGAGAAGCGGCATGTTCATGAATGACAGTGGATTGGTCACTGTCCACGAGCCGTTCGAGTTAATTGATCGCGGGTGGAAACCACGCGGCTGCTTGTAGTAACCGGCGTAGTCCACTACGAACTGCGGTTCGCCGCCCTTAAGTTCGAGAGAGATGGGGCCATATTCGGGTTGGCCATTTTCCGCATCTTGCCAGCGTTGTTGACTTAGTTGCTCTAGCGTTTGGGTGCGATCTTCCTTGGTGACGCTGTCGTTGTAGCCTTTGGACATCACCCGACTCATGTCATACATCGTGCTGGTTGCGACGGCCTTGATGCGTTTGTCGACGGCAGCGGCGTTTAAGGCCATTCCGCCCCAACCGCAAATGCCGATAACTCCGATCCGTTCGCGATCCACAGAAGATTGCAGACCGAGAAAATCGACCGCAGCGCTGAAATCCTCGGTATTGATGTCAGGCGAGGCAACATTGCGTGGCTCGCCGCTGCTCTCCCCGGTGTAGGACGGATCGAAGGCCAGAGTGACGAATCCTCGTTCTGCCATCGTTTGCGCGTACAAGCCAGATGACTGTTCCTTCACCGCACCAAACGGACCGCTAACTGCGATCGCGGGCAGCCGTTTATCACCACGGTCTTTCGGCTGGTACAGATCGGCCGCTAAGGTGATTCCATAGCGATTTTTGAATTCGACTTTCCGATGAACGACCTTTTCGCTTTGTGGAAAGGTCTTATCCCATTGCGGCTTGTCATCTGCGACAACTGTCTCTGTGCCAGCCAGCATTCCACCCAGGATTGACAGTGCGAGATAGGTAAAGGAGCGACTGGATCGGGCTTTTGTTCTCATCATCTATTCCTCTCAAGTTGGGGCTGTCGTTTGGGCTTTTAGCGGATCCTTCATCAGCGAGCAGCTTCGCGTGGCCTGTCTGCCTCGCCATAGCACCCGTACATGCATTTAATGCCACCTGCTCTGAAAAGAAAAGAAACGATTCTCCAGATTGCTTGCCTAAACCTATGCGCTGCTTGAGAAACTGGTATTAAATGTGGCCAAAAGCTATAATGTTCCTGTCAATGTTAGGTGGTGTCTGGAGACGACGATGAACACAGCAAAGACTGAGCAGCAGCGATTGGCGAGCATGCTCGACAAGGTAGCCATCGCAGAAGGGATGAGCCGAACGGACGTCGATGGAGTCGAAGTTTTTCGAGCTTCGTCGCCAACTGCCCGCGCACCGATTGTCTACCTCCCGCGCATTCTCATTGTTGGACAAGGACGAAAGCAGGCGTTTCTCGGAGGCGAAACGTATGTGTATGACCCAAGCAACTACCTTGTCCTGACTGTTCCGCTACCGGCAGAGTGCGAGACGATTGCCAGTCCGTCGGAGCCAGTGCTGTTACTTTCCATCCAACTTGATCAGGCGATGGTGGGAGAGATGATATTGGAGCTGGAGGACTATCCACGTTCAGATACGCCAACGCCGCGCGGAATTTCCTCAACGCCAATGAGCACAGAAATGGCTGGAGCGGTTATTCGGCTCCTAGAGTGCCTCACGAAACCCGCCGACAGTCGCATTCTTGGTCGGCAGTGTGTTAGAGAGATCGTGTATCGCGTGCTGCAAAGTGAGCAGGGGGGTGTTGTTCGGGCGCTGGCGAGTCGGGATGACCACTTTGCCAGGATTGCTCGCGTGTTGCGGCAGATTCACATTGATTTTGCCAAACCGACGAGCGTGGAGGAGTTGGCAAGAAAGGCCGGGATGAGCGTTGCCGCGTTTCATCAGAACTTCAAGTTGGTGACGTCAAGTTCTCCTCTTCAATATATTAAACGAATCAGACTCGATCAGGCCAAATCGCTCATGGCCCATGAAGGCTACAACGCAAGCACGGCTGCTCAGGCAGTTGGTTATGAAAGCCCCTCACAGTTCAGCCGCGAATTCAAACGAGTCTACGGCCTAACGCCATCGGAAGAGGCTGAGCGAACGCGAGCACGGCTGGTCGCAAGTTAATTGGGCCGGCACCGCATTACGTTAGTGACAGGCTCTGAATTTAGTATCGCAGAAGTCAGCGAATGCTGAGTTGCCGTGTATGCCTAACTACATACTTCGCGGATCAAACTAGCGATGTCGTCCTCGATGCCTAA of Blastopirellula sediminis contains these proteins:
- a CDS encoding AraC family transcriptional regulator codes for the protein MNTAKTEQQRLASMLDKVAIAEGMSRTDVDGVEVFRASSPTARAPIVYLPRILIVGQGRKQAFLGGETYVYDPSNYLVLTVPLPAECETIASPSEPVLLLSIQLDQAMVGEMILELEDYPRSDTPTPRGISSTPMSTEMAGAVIRLLECLTKPADSRILGRQCVREIVYRVLQSEQGGVVRALASRDDHFARIARVLRQIHIDFAKPTSVEELARKAGMSVAAFHQNFKLVTSSSPLQYIKRIRLDQAKSLMAHEGYNASTAAQAVGYESPSQFSREFKRVYGLTPSEEAERTRARLVAS
- a CDS encoding NAD(P)-dependent alcohol dehydrogenase; translation: MNTFRNSSRRHFIRTTAIAGAGVLLANSLGSQSAFASVREGNVQAKGLASQDKSGTLTSWSFERRPLGDNDVLIDIKFCGICHSDIHQMRGHWSPQKYPQVPGHEIAGIVAAVGKNVTKFKVGDRAGVGCMVNSCLECPSCLGGEENHCDRSKTVFTYGSTEESSPTGITQGGYASNIVVRDHFVVRIPDHIELKHAAPLLCAGITTYSPLMQADISKGDKVGVAGIGGLGHMAIMLAASKGAEVHAFTTSPSKVDDIKGFGAKEVIVVDDLSKLKAHHGSLDYMISTIPYDYDVAAYAMALKPRREFTQVGMPIQGKLTINNFLMIRNRVNFNGSLIGGMAETQAVVNYCADNKLFPQIDVIKADAVNNAWDKVVNKEARYRYVIDASTI
- a CDS encoding alpha/beta hydrolase; its protein translation is MRTKARSSRSFTYLALSILGGMLAGTETVVADDKPQWDKTFPQSEKVVHRKVEFKNRYGITLAADLYQPKDRGDKRLPAIAVSGPFGAVKEQSSGLYAQTMAERGFVTLAFDPSYTGESSGEPRNVASPDINTEDFSAAVDFLGLQSSVDRERIGVIGICGWGGMALNAAAVDKRIKAVATSTMYDMSRVMSKGYNDSVTKEDRTQTLEQLSQQRWQDAENGQPEYGPISLELKGGEPQFVVDYAGYYKQPRGFHPRSINSNGSWTVTNPLSFMNMPLLTYVDEISPRPILLIHGEKAHSRYFSETAFEAAAEPKELLIIKGANHVDLYDRVDVIPFDKLASFFVEHLKYHTLARGK